The Candidatus Hydrogenedentota bacterium genome window below encodes:
- a CDS encoding twin-arginine translocase TatA/TatE family subunit has product MFGNLSMGEITILAVIALVVLGPEKFPEYAKIAMRAFRDFRGYIDDIKREMANELKPVQEEIRELARHNPEEYIEDLSKAISSLDDEKNAGGSTPNTETASNAAPETDPGPKEADSTEQAEEGRTESPERLDG; this is encoded by the coding sequence ATGTTCGGCAACTTGAGCATGGGCGAAATCACAATTCTCGCCGTGATCGCGCTGGTTGTCCTCGGACCGGAAAAGTTTCCCGAATACGCGAAGATCGCCATGCGCGCCTTTCGGGATTTTCGGGGATACATTGACGACATCAAGCGGGAAATGGCCAACGAACTCAAGCCGGTGCAAGAGGAAATCCGCGAACTTGCCCGCCACAATCCTGAGGAATACATCGAGGATCTGAGCAAGGCCATATCCTCTCTGGACGACGAAAAGAACGCCGGGGGCTCAACTCCAAACACGGAAACAGCGTCCAATGCCGCTCCGGAAACGGATCCCGGCCCCAAAGAGGCCGATTCTACGGAGCAAGCCGAAGAAGGGCGGACGGAATCGCCCGAACGTCTTGACGGTTAA
- the tatC gene encoding twin-arginine translocase subunit TatC, whose translation MSDYEARMTFTEHLAELRTRIIRSMISVAVAFAFCYGLSNYIFEIVSWPLSPLQQAGVLKTEPSDATGAVKEPAHSSKPLNAQWTVLNPLEPFLVKLKLSAYASVLIALPFIIYQLCAFVFPGLKPGERKMVQFLLFGCAGFGLLGAGVAYFGVFPLVLPYLMQWVPEGVEFQLRMSETVMQILLGILGFAVAFQFPMVALALVYMGLLTPAGLKRFRRLAIVGLATAAAVLTPPDPISMMIMLIPMILLYEVSIWASYIVYRRRQREKAA comes from the coding sequence GTGAGCGATTACGAAGCACGCATGACGTTTACAGAACATTTGGCGGAACTCCGCACCCGAATCATTCGTTCCATGATTTCGGTGGCGGTGGCATTCGCCTTTTGTTACGGCCTTTCCAATTACATTTTTGAAATCGTTTCGTGGCCATTGTCCCCGCTTCAGCAGGCAGGTGTGCTGAAAACGGAACCCTCGGACGCGACCGGCGCCGTCAAGGAACCCGCTCACAGTTCCAAGCCGCTCAACGCGCAATGGACGGTGCTCAATCCGCTCGAGCCCTTCCTGGTCAAACTGAAGTTGTCGGCGTACGCGTCAGTGTTGATCGCATTGCCCTTTATCATCTACCAATTGTGCGCATTCGTGTTCCCGGGGTTGAAGCCGGGCGAGCGCAAGATGGTTCAATTTCTATTGTTTGGCTGCGCCGGATTCGGTTTGCTGGGCGCGGGCGTGGCCTATTTCGGTGTCTTCCCGCTGGTTTTGCCCTACCTGATGCAATGGGTGCCTGAAGGCGTCGAGTTTCAACTGCGCATGAGCGAAACCGTGATGCAGATTCTGCTTGGAATCCTCGGTTTCGCGGTGGCGTTTCAGTTTCCGATGGTCGCCTTGGCGCTGGTCTACATGGGGTTGCTCACGCCGGCCGGATTGAAGCGGTTTCGACGGCTGGCCATCGTGGGCTTGGCCACCGCCGCCGCCGTGCTGACGCCGCCGGATCCCATTTCCATGATGATCATGCTGATTCCCATGATCCTGCTTTACGAAGTCAGCATCTGGGCGTCGTACATTGTCTACCGCCGGCGCCAGCGCGAAAAGGCGGCATAG
- a CDS encoding TIM barrel protein: MNGSTMGRRDFLKRAAMTAAVVGAAGSTTARAAENGSLKKAIQIGMLPKELSDADKFKLARACGFEGIEAVPMDDLDAAKKLGEQARAAGTPIHSICHGGWDAPMSDADPAVIAKGTAKLETTMRAAKAMGADVVLLVPAVVNDKVSYDAAYERSQANIKKILPLAEKLEIIIAVENVWNKFLLSPLEFARYVDEFQNPWLRAYFDVGNVVVYGWPEQWIRVLGKRIVRVHLKDFKRDGMQWKNLREGDVNWPEVRKAFEETGYASYLTPELSGGDEAYLKDLSERMDKIIAGQ, encoded by the coding sequence ATGAACGGTTCGACAATGGGACGGCGGGATTTTCTGAAACGGGCGGCCATGACGGCGGCGGTCGTCGGGGCCGCGGGTTCGACAACGGCCCGGGCGGCCGAAAACGGATCGCTGAAAAAGGCCATCCAAATCGGGATGCTGCCCAAGGAATTGTCCGACGCGGACAAGTTCAAACTGGCGAGGGCGTGCGGATTCGAGGGCATCGAGGCCGTGCCGATGGACGATCTGGACGCCGCGAAGAAACTGGGCGAACAGGCCCGGGCGGCGGGCACGCCGATTCATTCGATTTGCCATGGCGGCTGGGACGCGCCGATGTCGGACGCGGATCCCGCGGTTATCGCAAAGGGAACGGCGAAACTGGAAACGACGATGCGCGCCGCGAAGGCCATGGGGGCGGACGTCGTGCTGCTGGTGCCGGCGGTCGTGAACGACAAGGTGAGTTACGACGCCGCCTATGAACGATCGCAGGCGAACATCAAGAAAATTCTCCCGCTGGCCGAAAAACTGGAAATTATTATTGCGGTCGAGAATGTCTGGAACAAGTTTCTGCTGAGTCCGCTCGAATTTGCGCGGTATGTGGACGAGTTTCAGAATCCTTGGCTCCGCGCCTATTTCGACGTCGGGAACGTTGTCGTGTACGGCTGGCCGGAGCAGTGGATTCGCGTGCTCGGCAAGCGGATTGTCCGTGTGCACCTAAAGGATTTCAAGCGCGACGGCATGCAGTGGAAAAACCTCCGGGAAGGCGACGTAAACTGGCCGGAAGTCCGTAAGGCCTTCGAGGAAACCGGCTATGCGAGTTATCTGACACCGGAACTGTCGGGCGGCGACGAGGCCTATCTCAAGGATCTCTCGGAACGAATGGACAAGATTATTGCGGGCCAATAA
- a CDS encoding Gfo/Idh/MocA family oxidoreductase, with product MRMREKKSQAAPGAMEETIVLTRTQEATLCDGAAKKPGKKSSRRDFLMTTAGAGAGMLFASKAFAQEAAAAAAPPAAAPAIVSPESKATQLNIALIGVGAEGQVLMDAALRIPGIRFKAVCDIWEYSRRRGAGMLKKFGHPVNAYVDYQDLLANETDIDAVIVATPEFVHAEHSIAAMKAGHHVYCEKEMSNDIEKARQMVLASHETGKLLQIGHQRRSNPRYQHAINRLVHENRLLGRVTHAYAQWNRSKSASQDLGWPKQYEIEPATLEKYGYASMHHFRNWRWYKKYGGGPMVDLGSHQVDIFSWVFGVMPKAVYASGGVDFYLNHEWYDNVLCIYEYENAEGIARAFYQVLTTTSHGGFYEQFMGEDGTLAISEVPQRGDALLRETGAPDWQPFAKQGLLAPMVTAAAPAAKSKDVAVDVRVSALPDSWPLPIQFNKPPHQAHLENFFDAIRLGTPLSCPGEIGYETAVAVLKVNQAVEMGQRLTFAPEEFKA from the coding sequence ATGCGTATGCGAGAGAAAAAAAGCCAGGCCGCGCCGGGGGCGATGGAGGAGACAATCGTCCTGACGCGAACCCAAGAAGCGACGTTATGTGACGGCGCGGCGAAAAAGCCGGGGAAGAAATCTTCCCGCCGGGATTTTCTGATGACGACGGCGGGCGCAGGCGCCGGGATGTTGTTCGCCAGCAAGGCGTTCGCGCAGGAAGCCGCGGCGGCGGCCGCGCCACCGGCGGCGGCTCCGGCGATTGTGTCTCCGGAATCGAAGGCCACCCAACTCAATATCGCCCTGATTGGGGTCGGCGCGGAAGGGCAGGTTCTGATGGACGCCGCGCTGCGTATTCCGGGCATCCGCTTCAAAGCGGTTTGCGACATCTGGGAATACAGTCGCCGGCGCGGGGCGGGCATGCTGAAAAAATTTGGGCATCCTGTCAACGCCTATGTTGATTACCAGGATCTGCTCGCCAATGAGACGGACATTGACGCGGTCATTGTGGCAACGCCCGAATTCGTGCACGCCGAGCACAGCATCGCCGCGATGAAAGCCGGCCATCACGTCTACTGCGAAAAGGAAATGTCCAACGACATTGAAAAGGCGCGCCAGATGGTGCTGGCCTCGCACGAGACGGGCAAACTCCTGCAAATCGGCCATCAGCGCCGCAGCAATCCACGTTATCAGCATGCGATCAACCGCCTCGTCCACGAAAACAGGCTTTTGGGCCGTGTGACGCATGCCTATGCGCAGTGGAACCGGTCGAAGAGCGCCAGCCAGGATCTCGGCTGGCCCAAGCAATATGAAATTGAGCCGGCCACGCTCGAAAAATACGGGTACGCCTCCATGCACCACTTCCGGAACTGGCGTTGGTACAAGAAATACGGCGGCGGGCCGATGGTGGACTTGGGTTCGCACCAAGTGGATATTTTCAGTTGGGTCTTCGGCGTGATGCCCAAGGCGGTGTATGCTTCGGGCGGCGTGGACTTCTACCTGAATCACGAGTGGTACGACAACGTATTGTGCATTTACGAGTACGAGAATGCCGAAGGCATTGCCCGCGCGTTCTACCAGGTGCTCACGACGACCAGCCACGGCGGGTTCTACGAGCAGTTCATGGGCGAGGACGGCACGCTGGCCATTTCCGAAGTACCGCAGCGCGGCGATGCGCTGCTGCGCGAGACCGGCGCGCCGGACTGGCAGCCTTTCGCCAAGCAGGGCTTGCTGGCGCCGATGGTGACGGCGGCGGCCCCGGCGGCCAAATCGAAGGATGTGGCGGTGGACGTGCGCGTTTCGGCGCTGCCGGATTCGTGGCCGCTGCCCATCCAGTTCAACAAACCCCCGCACCAGGCGCACCTCGAAAACTTCTTCGATGCCATCCGCCTGGGGACGCCCCTGAGTTGTCCGGGGGAAATCGGTTACGAGACCGCCGTGGCGGTGCTCAAGGTCAACCAGGCGGTCGAAATGGGCCAGCGGCTCACCTTCGCGCCGGAGGAGTTCAAGGCTTGA
- a CDS encoding cytochrome b/b6 domain-containing protein, with amino-acid sequence MFRLIALIGMAATVAAVLGHFVLFGPKRLSDPKQPRQIQRFRFWERFIHIATVAGFLGLAGTGFYSVLALGSPLQGWWWLIHATAAPVFVIALTLMVATWAKDGIFASYDWEWALKFGGYLGFGKHPPAGRFNAGQKAYFWMAALLGAVVLVTGLGRMFPVFDVEGQAIVYQAHRYAALLFVLAGITHLYLGTIANPGTLGAMMYGKVSRAWAEEHHPQWWKTIAREDKSKT; translated from the coding sequence ATGTTTCGATTGATTGCACTGATCGGAATGGCGGCAACCGTGGCGGCGGTCCTCGGTCATTTTGTCCTGTTTGGACCGAAACGGCTGAGCGACCCGAAGCAGCCGCGGCAGATTCAGCGGTTTAGATTTTGGGAGCGGTTTATCCATATCGCGACCGTGGCGGGTTTTCTGGGTTTGGCCGGCACGGGATTCTACAGTGTGCTTGCGCTGGGCAGTCCGCTTCAAGGCTGGTGGTGGCTGATTCATGCCACGGCGGCCCCCGTGTTCGTGATTGCGCTGACCCTGATGGTCGCCACGTGGGCAAAAGACGGGATTTTCGCGTCGTACGACTGGGAGTGGGCGCTGAAGTTCGGCGGCTACCTCGGATTCGGCAAGCATCCGCCGGCCGGCCGGTTCAATGCCGGCCAAAAGGCCTATTTCTGGATGGCGGCGCTGCTGGGCGCGGTGGTGTTGGTGACGGGATTGGGCCGCATGTTTCCCGTGTTCGATGTGGAAGGCCAGGCCATCGTGTACCAGGCGCACCGTTATGCCGCGCTGTTGTTCGTTCTGGCGGGCATCACACACCTGTATCTCGGCACCATAGCGAATCCTGGCACCTTGGGCGCGATGATGTACGGGAAGGTCAGCCGCGCATGGGCCGAGGAGCATCACCCGCAATGGTGGAAAACCATCGCGCGGGAAGACAAGTCCAAGACATGA
- a CDS encoding discoidin domain-containing protein produces the protein MNKRMWYAVTAVVAMAFAAGAMIPAFAEDMAPLDIKLPKPMFVGTPKNITSPNLEKTTGERRPPFMAPKDVTNVAAGKECTASDSEPIIGELPMITDGDKEGADGSFIEFGPGVQWVQIDLGAPQEIFAIVVWHYHSQARVYRDVIVQVSDDKDFVKDVKTVYNNDHDNTAKLGVGSDKEYIETSEGRLIDAKGAKGRYVRLYSNGNTSNDMNHVIEVEVYGRPAK, from the coding sequence ATGAACAAGCGTATGTGGTATGCGGTAACGGCGGTGGTGGCTATGGCGTTTGCGGCGGGCGCGATGATTCCGGCCTTTGCGGAGGACATGGCCCCCTTGGATATCAAACTGCCGAAGCCAATGTTTGTCGGCACGCCGAAAAACATCACTTCCCCGAACCTCGAAAAGACCACCGGCGAGAGACGGCCGCCCTTCATGGCGCCGAAGGATGTGACCAATGTGGCCGCCGGCAAGGAATGCACCGCCAGCGACTCCGAACCCATCATCGGCGAACTTCCGATGATTACCGACGGCGACAAGGAAGGCGCGGACGGATCCTTCATCGAATTCGGCCCCGGCGTCCAATGGGTACAGATTGATCTTGGAGCCCCGCAGGAAATTTTCGCCATCGTCGTGTGGCATTACCATTCCCAGGCCCGCGTGTACCGCGATGTCATCGTGCAGGTTTCCGACGACAAGGATTTCGTGAAGGATGTCAAGACCGTATACAACAACGATCACGACAATACCGCCAAACTGGGCGTCGGCAGCGACAAGGAATACATCGAGACCAGCGAAGGCCGCCTGATTGACGCCAAGGGCGCCAAGGGCCGCTATGTCCGCCTGTATTCAAACGGCAACACATCGAACGACATGAACCACGTCATCGAGGTCGAAGTGTACGGCCGCCCCGCAAAGTAA
- a CDS encoding PKD domain-containing protein — MFNIIAGFRRSIQGDTTRKCAFSSLVCACLALSLMPVLSGCPRHRGPAASFTAAPLSGPVPLDVQFTNTSRAGDAPITAWEWDFGDGGTANEPNPLHRYELPGTYTPRLRIVTRYGQDTFIADEPIVVEGVCVEPGNDDSEGPLVEIPDPLSGDNPRFPIQATALPAPGQIIVDAELHTSQRRITQALSLRHEYSRHDPFNADQSLIILTYFPEGDWRVYRTDCVPYDSPENYVANLNLVEPRWDPQDAHILWAIRDLTLVTIDLRDPETVVVVKDFTQDPVTGPFLQANPDIYCITMADEGEPSDDMRYWAFLMRGTRDDYRFRAILTWDREGDQVIALRVLSAAESDIDWVGMSPKGTYALVGGLDPNGGNLAGLTMATRDLTQFHRLDFTTAHADVGLDSDGNEVVVMQNNRTDYVDLIPIDWATQPILETGGDYTGTNRVPLVRLYYAGDDLGLNSGVHISCNYPGYAVISTNTEPGLAEQNWLDRKIVLVSLDRSHPRAFYLAQVHGTRGGYWEETQASITRDGRKIIWATNWNQNVGHDPELVWDMLLSLPADWTSALLPLR, encoded by the coding sequence ATGTTCAATATCATTGCAGGATTTCGACGCTCGATCCAAGGCGATACCACCCGGAAATGCGCGTTTTCATCGCTGGTTTGTGCCTGTTTGGCTTTGTCGTTGATGCCTGTGTTGTCCGGTTGTCCGAGGCACCGGGGACCCGCGGCGTCGTTCACGGCGGCGCCGTTGAGCGGCCCGGTTCCGCTCGACGTGCAGTTTACAAACACGTCGCGAGCGGGCGACGCGCCGATTACGGCGTGGGAATGGGATTTCGGCGACGGGGGAACGGCCAATGAGCCGAATCCCCTGCATCGGTATGAATTGCCGGGAACCTATACGCCGCGCCTGCGCATCGTGACGCGTTACGGCCAGGACACTTTCATCGCCGACGAACCCATTGTCGTCGAGGGCGTATGTGTGGAACCCGGCAACGACGACAGCGAGGGGCCGCTGGTCGAAATCCCCGATCCGCTGTCGGGCGACAATCCGCGATTTCCGATACAGGCCACCGCCCTTCCCGCGCCCGGCCAGATTATCGTTGACGCCGAATTGCACACGTCGCAGCGGCGCATAACGCAAGCGCTGAGCCTGCGGCACGAGTATTCCCGCCACGATCCGTTCAACGCGGACCAGAGCCTGATTATTCTGACATATTTTCCCGAAGGCGACTGGCGCGTCTACCGGACGGACTGCGTTCCCTACGACAGCCCGGAGAATTACGTCGCCAATCTGAACCTTGTCGAACCGCGATGGGATCCGCAGGACGCCCACATCCTCTGGGCCATCCGGGATCTCACGCTTGTCACGATTGACCTGCGCGATCCCGAAACGGTCGTTGTCGTAAAGGATTTCACGCAAGATCCGGTAACGGGTCCGTTCCTGCAAGCCAATCCCGACATCTACTGCATCACCATGGCGGACGAAGGCGAACCGTCGGATGATATGCGCTACTGGGCCTTTCTCATGCGCGGCACGCGGGACGATTATAGGTTCCGGGCCATACTCACATGGGATCGGGAAGGCGATCAGGTCATTGCGCTCCGCGTTCTTTCGGCGGCGGAGTCCGACATTGACTGGGTGGGCATGTCGCCGAAGGGAACCTATGCGCTTGTCGGCGGACTCGACCCGAACGGCGGCAATCTTGCGGGCCTAACGATGGCCACGCGCGATCTCACGCAATTCCACCGGCTCGATTTCACCACGGCCCATGCCGATGTCGGCCTTGACAGCGACGGAAACGAGGTTGTCGTCATGCAGAACAACCGGACGGACTATGTGGATTTGATTCCGATAGACTGGGCGACGCAGCCCATCCTCGAAACGGGCGGCGATTACACCGGCACGAACCGCGTGCCGCTCGTGCGCCTGTATTACGCGGGCGACGACTTGGGCCTGAACAGCGGCGTCCACATCTCGTGCAACTATCCCGGTTATGCCGTCATTTCGACGAATACCGAACCGGGACTTGCCGAACAGAACTGGCTCGACCGGAAAATCGTCCTCGTGTCGCTCGACCGAAGCCATCCGCGGGCCTTTTATCTTGCGCAGGTCCACGGCACGCGCGGAGGATATTGGGAAGAAACCCAGGCGAGCATCACACGAGACGGGCGCAAGATCATCTGGGCCACGAACTGGAACCAGAACGTGGGCCACGACCCGGAACTCGTCTGGGACATGCTCCTGTCCCTGCCCGCAGACTGGACTTCGGCATTGCTTCCCTTGCGATAA
- a CDS encoding flagellar motor protein MotB, which produces MAGKRSREEAHENEERWLLTYADLITLMMVFFVVMYSLSKADTARFQALSASLSSAFHTPAGTPVPMPGGGGRRGTQPTTRLEKTPKPTPGGPGAIEGKNLTPTIEKLQAEFMDLVARENLENAITVSTSPGGTKLFVRMSDSLLFEPGSATPTPASLPLLGKIARIIAEAKKPVRVEGHTDNVPIRTARYPSNWELSTERASSVIAYLINQYQLPPELLSASGYSEYRPVAPNDTPENRAKNRRVEFVILDENE; this is translated from the coding sequence GTGGCCGGTAAACGTTCGCGCGAGGAAGCGCACGAAAACGAAGAGCGATGGCTGCTGACCTACGCGGACCTGATCACGCTCATGATGGTGTTCTTCGTCGTCATGTATTCGCTCTCCAAGGCCGACACGGCCCGCTTCCAGGCCCTGAGCGCCTCCCTGAGCAGCGCCTTCCACACCCCCGCGGGCACGCCCGTGCCGATGCCGGGCGGCGGGGGACGCCGGGGCACACAGCCGACCACGCGCCTCGAAAAAACGCCCAAACCCACTCCGGGCGGACCAGGCGCGATTGAAGGGAAAAATCTGACGCCCACCATCGAGAAACTACAGGCCGAGTTCATGGATCTCGTCGCCCGGGAAAATCTCGAAAACGCCATCACGGTCAGCACCAGCCCCGGCGGAACCAAACTCTTCGTGCGGATGTCTGATTCACTCTTGTTCGAGCCGGGCAGCGCCACGCCGACACCGGCGTCGCTTCCGCTACTGGGCAAGATCGCGCGGATTATCGCCGAGGCCAAGAAACCCGTCCGGGTCGAGGGTCACACGGACAACGTGCCGATTCGCACCGCGCGGTATCCGTCCAATTGGGAATTGTCCACCGAGCGCGCGTCATCCGTGATCGCCTACCTGATCAATCAGTACCAGTTGCCGCCTGAATTGCTCTCGGCGAGCGGTTACAGCGAATATCGCCCGGTCGCCCCAAACGACACCCCCGAAAACCGCGCCAAAAACCGGCGCGTGGAATTCGTTATTCTGGATGAAAACGAATAA
- a CDS encoding MotA/TolQ/ExbB proton channel family protein: MDPTSIIGIILGIVLVVGAGIEEGLPPSSLIAPSALVIILGGTIGATMTCYSMNEIKSLISATSSAFKKRTVEFPDLFEMFGELATLARREGLLVLENHPIPIDSPLLKRGVGLIVDGTEPALLRDMLTTELYTFEERAKTMAGIWSTAGGFAPTMGIIGTVMGLILVMGNLENASELGPSIAVAFMATFYGVSSANLVMLPIGKKMLLVAKEETQIGLVIVEGLVSIQSGDNPRVVQEKLKSYIDESMWARLHVKAPVKETK, translated from the coding sequence ATGGATCCGACCAGCATAATCGGCATTATCCTGGGCATCGTCCTGGTGGTGGGCGCCGGCATTGAAGAGGGGCTGCCCCCGTCGTCGCTGATTGCCCCAAGCGCCCTTGTCATTATTCTGGGCGGCACGATCGGCGCCACCATGACATGTTACTCGATGAACGAAATCAAGTCGCTCATCTCGGCGACATCATCGGCGTTCAAGAAACGCACCGTCGAGTTCCCGGACCTCTTCGAGATGTTCGGGGAACTGGCTACGCTGGCGCGCCGTGAAGGGTTGTTGGTGCTTGAAAACCATCCGATTCCCATAGACAGCCCGCTTCTGAAACGCGGCGTTGGCTTGATTGTGGACGGCACAGAGCCGGCGCTGCTGCGCGACATGCTCACAACGGAACTTTACACCTTCGAGGAACGCGCCAAAACCATGGCGGGCATCTGGTCCACGGCGGGCGGGTTCGCGCCGACGATGGGCATCATCGGAACGGTCATGGGCCTGATTCTCGTGATGGGCAATTTGGAAAACGCCAGCGAACTCGGCCCCTCGATTGCCGTCGCGTTCATGGCCACGTTCTATGGCGTTTCCTCGGCCAACTTGGTCATGTTGCCCATTGGCAAGAAGATGTTGCTTGTGGCCAAAGAGGAAACCCAGATCGGCCTCGTGATCGTGGAAGGACTGGTTTCGATCCAGTCCGGCGACAATCCCCGCGTGGTCCAGGAAAAACTCAAGTCCTATATTGATGAAAGCATGTGGGCAAGGCTGCACGTCAAGGCGCCGGTAAAAGAGACCAAGTAA
- a CDS encoding Gfo/Idh/MocA family oxidoreductase, which yields MAVRIGFIGAGGNANWHMDMLRDVPDAKVVAVTDLAFDKAKTAAEKHGAKPYASHKIMLEEEKLDCCYISVPPYQHGEPEIDVIHKGLPFFVEKPLATTWDLATDIADRIEKRGIGTCVGYQIRYLDIMDRAKEMLDGAFVNMVQGHYVCGAIGGWYTRLALSGGQITEQATHMLDLMRFLLGDVEWVCATKRQGAVVTADKLEASALGKGSVSSQTAGLQLHEYNIWDATTLLMQFESGIPGVFVCSCQVNYMFEVLLDVFTTDFRLKIDYEKMSIIRKSGGETTTEVIRADTSPKIDATFVNAVKTGDFSKVRSNYADAMKSLAVSLAAVESAETGEIVCTAD from the coding sequence ATGGCGGTGCGAATTGGATTTATCGGCGCGGGCGGCAATGCGAATTGGCACATGGATATGTTGCGGGACGTTCCGGACGCAAAGGTTGTCGCGGTAACGGATCTCGCGTTCGACAAGGCGAAAACGGCGGCGGAAAAACACGGCGCGAAACCCTATGCCAGCCATAAAATCATGCTGGAAGAGGAAAAACTGGACTGCTGCTACATCTCGGTGCCGCCGTACCAGCATGGCGAGCCGGAAATAGACGTCATTCACAAAGGATTGCCGTTTTTCGTCGAAAAACCGCTGGCGACGACATGGGATCTCGCCACGGATATCGCGGACCGCATCGAGAAACGCGGAATCGGCACCTGCGTCGGCTACCAGATTCGTTATCTCGATATCATGGACCGCGCAAAGGAAATGCTGGACGGCGCCTTTGTGAACATGGTCCAGGGCCATTACGTCTGCGGCGCCATCGGCGGCTGGTACACGCGGCTGGCGTTGTCGGGCGGACAGATCACCGAGCAGGCCACGCACATGCTCGACCTGATGCGATTCCTGCTTGGCGACGTCGAATGGGTGTGCGCGACGAAACGGCAGGGCGCGGTGGTCACGGCGGACAAATTGGAGGCGAGCGCGTTGGGCAAGGGGTCGGTGTCGAGCCAGACGGCCGGGCTTCAATTGCACGAGTACAATATCTGGGACGCGACCACGCTGCTCATGCAGTTCGAATCCGGAATCCCGGGCGTTTTCGTGTGTTCGTGCCAGGTCAATTACATGTTTGAAGTTTTGTTGGATGTTTTCACAACGGATTTCCGCCTGAAAATTGACTACGAGAAAATGTCCATCATTCGCAAATCCGGCGGTGAAACCACGACCGAGGTAATCCGGGCCGACACATCGCCGAAAATTGACGCGACGTTTGTCAACGCGGTGAAGACCGGCGATTTCTCGAAGGTCCGCAGCAATTACGCCGACGCGATGAAAAGCCTTGCGGTATCGCTGGCGGCGGTGGAATCGGCGGAAACGGGCGAAATCGTCTGCACAGCCGATTGA
- the ftsZ gene encoding cell division protein FtsZ, with protein sequence MTTIGMSDEFTTFAQRAVIKVCGVGGGGGNAVNRMIAAGLREVEFIVVNTDAQALQNSPAPRRLQIGLETTHGLGAGAKPDIGRAAAIEDRDRLSEALKGADMVFLTAGLGGGTGTGAGPVVAEIAKGTGALVVAIVTLPFSFEGIERMENAREGLKLLEEQVNSLIVVPNDRVAALGQNKISFLNAFQQADEVLHNGVRAITDLITVHGLINVDFADVRTVMEIGGRALMGIGVAEGENRAVRAAQEAIVCPLLEQSNIQGARGVIVNVTGGRDIGMREMEEAVSTVRKAAHPKARIIFGAVVSEEERPELQVMVIAAGFDPDMASEYSDQGLVSAAETPVAAPVEPPVFAPAPAKPVLPPEPAPVKPGTQIEFAVNNKDTVEAGVSTTVWAGNEPEPEPAVQRSGGSQDDDMNLPTWLRKRLKK encoded by the coding sequence ATGACGACGATTGGGATGTCGGACGAGTTCACGACGTTCGCGCAACGCGCGGTAATCAAGGTCTGCGGCGTAGGCGGCGGGGGCGGCAACGCCGTGAACCGCATGATCGCGGCGGGACTGCGCGAGGTCGAGTTCATCGTGGTCAACACGGACGCGCAGGCGCTTCAGAATTCACCCGCACCACGCCGGCTGCAAATCGGCCTTGAAACGACCCACGGTCTCGGGGCGGGGGCCAAGCCGGATATCGGCCGGGCCGCCGCCATCGAGGATCGCGATCGGCTTTCCGAGGCGCTCAAAGGCGCCGACATGGTCTTTCTGACGGCGGGTCTCGGCGGTGGCACGGGCACGGGCGCGGGACCGGTCGTGGCCGAAATTGCGAAGGGCACCGGCGCGCTCGTCGTGGCCATCGTGACGCTGCCGTTTTCGTTCGAGGGCATCGAGCGCATGGAAAACGCCCGCGAGGGACTCAAACTGCTCGAGGAACAGGTGAACAGCCTCATCGTCGTGCCCAACGATCGCGTCGCCGCGCTCGGACAAAACAAGATTTCGTTTCTGAACGCGTTCCAGCAGGCCGACGAAGTCCTGCACAACGGCGTGCGCGCCATCACCGATCTGATTACGGTGCATGGATTGATCAACGTGGATTTCGCCGACGTGCGCACCGTGATGGAAATTGGCGGACGGGCGCTGATGGGCATCGGCGTGGCCGAAGGCGAGAACCGGGCCGTGCGCGCCGCGCAGGAGGCCATTGTCTGCCCGCTGCTGGAACAGTCGAACATTCAGGGCGCGCGCGGCGTCATCGTGAACGTGACCGGCGGCCGCGACATCGGCATGCGCGAGATGGAAGAGGCCGTTTCGACCGTGCGCAAGGCCGCGCACCCGAAAGCGCGGATCATATTCGGCGCGGTGGTGAGCGAGGAAGAACGCCCCGAACTTCAGGTGATGGTGATCGCGGCGGGATTCGATCCGGACATGGCATCGGAGTATTCGGACCAGGGGCTTGTGTCGGCGGCGGAAACGCCCGTGGCCGCGCCGGTCGAACCGCCCGTGTTCGCGCCGGCCCCCGCCAAGCCGGTGCTCCCGCCGGAGCCTGCTCCCGTCAAACCCGGCACGCAGATCGAGTTTGCCGTGAACAACAAGGACACGGTCGAGGCCGGCGTGTCCACTACGGTGTGGGCCGGCAACGAACCGGAACCGGAACCGGCCGTCCAGCGTTCCGGCGGCTCGCAGGACGACGACATGAATCTGCCGACATGGCTGAGGAAACGGCTGAAGAAGTAG